The following proteins are encoded in a genomic region of Candidatus Diapherotrites archaeon:
- a CDS encoding Na+/proline symporter — protein sequence MDIFGFALVLVTIAIFTALGLWYSKGKRFSLGEFITHRDKVSAFATVATLVASGMGAWILFSPAEAAVTAGIAALIGYALGSASALFVFIWLGAKIREMMPGGQTLAEFILRRFGLPMYVFVLFITAFYMGTFLTAELTGISQAAEMVFGIPVMFTAILIGLGTMAYAIAGGFRASVFTDIIQFVIIIPLLAVIFIASLFYFGAVPHSSASAPPFLLDLGFWPGIEYGLTLIIAIVGAELFNQGNWQRVYSVNKKMLRKSFLFSGLIIIPIILVVGLFGIFAAQAGVVENPSVAMFSFVLKATPPWVWVGLMVLAVALMMSTMDTLLNGLVSLFVVDFLRIRPDAGHDKVLFAGRIFTAVVGIAAVFIAVQGYSVLYLFLIADLVCVAAAFPVIFGMFSRRLSGRSAVVASVAGIVFGGLFFPLPDYGKSVAQALFGVSALGQSLFVSFFVTLIVSGLFSVLLSRLFDARFDFRELKKVVPLEK from the coding sequence ATGGATATTTTCGGTTTTGCATTGGTTCTGGTCACGATAGCAATTTTCACCGCTCTAGGCTTGTGGTATTCGAAGGGAAAGCGTTTCTCGCTCGGCGAATTCATCACGCACCGCGACAAGGTTTCGGCTTTCGCCACCGTGGCAACGCTGGTCGCTTCCGGAATGGGCGCCTGGATTCTTTTTTCGCCGGCAGAGGCGGCGGTAACGGCCGGCATTGCCGCTCTGATAGGTTATGCTCTGGGCAGCGCCTCCGCCCTGTTTGTTTTCATCTGGCTTGGCGCGAAAATAAGGGAAATGATGCCCGGCGGCCAGACTTTGGCGGAATTCATTTTGCGAAGGTTCGGCCTGCCGATGTACGTTTTTGTCCTGTTCATAACCGCGTTTTACATGGGCACTTTTCTTACGGCCGAACTGACTGGCATTTCGCAGGCCGCTGAAATGGTTTTCGGTATCCCCGTCATGTTCACTGCGATTTTGATCGGCCTGGGAACAATGGCTTATGCCATTGCAGGCGGCTTCCGCGCATCGGTATTCACTGACATAATCCAGTTTGTCATAATCATTCCATTGCTTGCGGTCATTTTCATTGCGAGCCTGTTTTATTTCGGGGCCGTGCCGCACTCTTCCGCTTCCGCTCCGCCGTTCCTGCTGGATTTAGGTTTCTGGCCGGGCATAGAGTATGGCCTGACGCTGATAATCGCGATTGTCGGCGCGGAATTGTTCAACCAGGGCAACTGGCAGCGCGTTTATTCCGTCAACAAAAAAATGCTGCGAAAATCCTTTTTGTTTTCCGGCCTGATAATAATCCCGATAATCCTTGTCGTCGGATTGTTCGGCATTTTTGCGGCGCAGGCCGGAGTGGTTGAAAATCCTTCCGTGGCGATGTTCTCGTTCGTTTTGAAAGCAACCCCCCCGTGGGTCTGGGTTGGTTTGATGGTTCTGGCGGTCGCCTTGATGATGAGCACCATGGACACGCTGTTGAACGGCCTTGTCAGCCTGTTTGTCGTCGACTTCCTGCGCATAAGGCCGGATGCGGGGCATGACAAAGTGCTTTTTGCAGGACGGATTTTCACTGCGGTTGTAGGCATTGCCGCGGTTTTCATTGCAGTGCAGGGTTACAGCGTCCTGTACCTGTTCCTGATAGCCGACCTTGTCTGCGTCGCGGCCGCGTTCCCCGTGATTTTCGGGATGTTTTCCAGGCGGCTTTCCGGCAGGTCCGCGGTTGTTGCAAGCGTTGCGGGCATTGTTTTCGGCGGGCTGTTCTTTCCCCTGCCGGATTATGGGAAAAGCGTTGCGCAGGCGCTTTTCGGTGTTTCGGCTTTGGGCCAGAGCCTTTTCGTTTCTTTTTTTGTCACGCTGATTGTTTCCGGGCTTTTCTCCGTGCTGCTTTCAAGGCTATTTGACGCGCGCTTCGATTTCCGCGAACTAAAAAAAGTCGTGCCGCTCGAAAAGTGA
- a CDS encoding permease: MVVSFFGFPAGSAPAEALRFFVYDSVKVVLLLAFMVFLVSIVRTFITRERIRKWLGGRREGIGNVLAALLGVPTPFCSCSAVPIFIGFVESGIPLGITFSFLVSAPMVNEVAIALLLGLFGWKIALLYVLSGLFVAVVSGIVIGRLGLENQIEPEVFETARIRDKKMPSGWNARLSFARRETARITFKVVPFAILGIAAGALIHGFVPVDFLAGIAGKDSMLAVPVAVLVGIPLYSNAAGTVPIVQALMGKGMALGTALAFMMSVTALSFPELVILRRVLKPKLLAAFVAILFVSFVLTGILFNALLA, translated from the coding sequence ATGGTTGTCTCTTTTTTTGGGTTTCCGGCCGGTTCGGCTCCGGCCGAGGCGCTCCGGTTTTTCGTTTACGATTCCGTGAAGGTCGTGCTTCTACTGGCATTCATGGTTTTCCTTGTTTCGATTGTGCGCACCTTCATAACGCGCGAAAGAATCAGGAAATGGCTTGGCGGCAGGAGGGAAGGAATCGGCAACGTCCTTGCCGCGCTGCTAGGCGTTCCAACGCCGTTCTGTTCGTGTTCCGCCGTTCCCATTTTCATCGGCTTTGTCGAGTCTGGCATTCCATTGGGCATTACGTTCTCTTTCCTTGTTTCCGCGCCAATGGTGAATGAGGTCGCGATTGCCCTGCTTTTGGGCCTTTTTGGCTGGAAGATAGCGTTGCTTTACGTTTTGTCCGGCCTCTTTGTCGCGGTCGTTTCAGGCATTGTTATTGGCAGGCTCGGCCTTGAAAACCAGATTGAGCCGGAGGTCTTTGAAACCGCGCGCATAAGGGACAAAAAAATGCCTTCCGGCTGGAATGCGAGGCTTTCTTTCGCAAGGCGGGAAACTGCAAGGATAACCTTCAAAGTCGTGCCGTTTGCCATTCTCGGCATTGCCGCAGGCGCGCTTATCCACGGCTTTGTCCCGGTTGATTTTCTTGCGGGCATTGCGGGAAAGGACAGCATGCTTGCAGTTCCGGTTGCAGTTCTGGTCGGAATCCCGCTTTATTCCAATGCCGCGGGCACAGTTCCTATTGTGCAGGCTTTGATGGGCAAAGGCATGGCATTGGGCACGGCGCTGGCATTCATGATGAGCGTTACCGCGCTTTCATTTCCTGAACTGGTTATCCTCAGGCGGGTTTTGAAGCCGAAACTGCTTGCGGCATTCGTGGCAATATTGTTTGTTTCGTTTGTCCTGACGGGCATTCTTTTCAATGCCCTGCTTGCCTGA
- a CDS encoding winged helix-turn-helix transcriptional regulator, whose translation MLALLKAVSDQTRLSLLREISKKPVCACELPKKVKKTQPAVSQHLAVLLGAGLVEMKRDGVKRIYSVSGLGRKVLSGIASWR comes from the coding sequence ATGCTTGCCTTACTGAAGGCTGTTTCCGACCAAACGAGGCTTTCACTTTTGCGGGAGATTTCAAAAAAGCCGGTCTGCGCGTGCGAACTGCCGAAAAAGGTGAAAAAGACCCAGCCCGCGGTTTCGCAGCATCTTGCGGTTTTGCTGGGCGCGGGGCTTGTCGAAATGAAAAGGGATGGCGTGAAACGCATTTATTCAGTTTCGGGCCTGGGCAGAAAGGTTTTGTCCGGCATTGCGTCCTGGCGGTGA
- a CDS encoding dihydrofolate reductase: MFGLAVGGMMTGHGKHGAHFFAVAAVSIDGFIARHAGDFSFDWTSAEDKKHLRAMEGKADVLLLARKTFEVAKKNLAGRNCIVLTRRVGGNGVRREGKLLVFLNPHKAGLEKFVAEQGYKEVCVLGGRAAYNYCLKKGLLDDVWLTIEPVVFGKGISMFGDAQASGLKRFRMVSAKKLNKKGSLLLHYSAR; encoded by the coding sequence TTGTTCGGGCTGGCGGTTGGTGGCATGATGACAGGGCATGGAAAGCATGGCGCGCATTTTTTTGCGGTTGCAGCGGTTTCAATCGACGGCTTCATTGCAAGGCATGCCGGCGATTTCAGTTTTGACTGGACGAGTGCAGAGGACAAAAAGCACTTGCGCGCAATGGAAGGCAAGGCGGATGTCCTGCTGCTGGCGAGAAAAACCTTCGAAGTTGCAAAAAAAAACCTTGCCGGGCGCAACTGCATTGTCCTGACGCGCAGGGTCGGCGGCAATGGAGTGAGGCGTGAAGGCAAACTGCTTGTTTTCCTCAATCCGCATAAGGCGGGCCTTGAAAAATTCGTTGCGGAACAGGGCTATAAGGAAGTCTGCGTCCTGGGTGGAAGGGCTGCTTACAATTACTGTCTCAAAAAAGGCTTGTTGGATGATGTCTGGCTGACGATCGAGCCGGTTGTTTTCGGCAAGGGCATAAGCATGTTCGGCGATGCGCAGGCATCCGGCCTGAAAAGGTTCCGGATGGTTTCCGCCAAAAAGCTGAACAAAAAGGGCTCCCTGCTGCTGCACTATTCCGCGCGTTGA
- the amrS gene encoding AmmeMemoRadiSam system radical SAM enzyme: MHAATLFEKKSNKLVRCTACSMYCTIADGLTGVCGVRQNKSGKLFLLVYGKASAVNIDPMEKKPLFHFLPNTEIFSLGTVGCNFACSFCQNWDLSQATRQVKEEFAADRSEQALRIGKLTGLGQSLEPEKIVDYCIENSIPSIAFTYNEPSIVFEYAFDAFRLAKKAGLKTVFVSNGYESREATKKLETCMDAINIDLKAFTDEFYLKTCRAKLEPVLESIRRFAKTKVWLEITTLVIPGKNDSDGELREIAEFIASQGNHIPWHITAFHPDYKMRGVNATPGETLARAYKIGKDAGLKFVYAGNILDEKLESTFCPECNALLIRRRAYNVGIENFDLKKGKCKNCANKIEGVWK; this comes from the coding sequence ATGCATGCGGCAACGCTTTTCGAGAAAAAAAGCAACAAACTCGTGAGATGCACGGCATGCTCGATGTACTGCACGATTGCCGACGGCCTGACCGGCGTGTGCGGCGTACGGCAGAACAAAAGCGGAAAACTGTTCCTGCTCGTTTACGGCAAGGCTTCCGCCGTCAACATCGACCCCATGGAAAAAAAGCCGTTATTCCATTTCCTGCCAAACACGGAAATATTTTCACTCGGCACGGTTGGCTGCAATTTTGCCTGCTCGTTCTGCCAGAACTGGGACCTAAGCCAGGCAACAAGGCAAGTGAAAGAGGAATTTGCGGCGGACAGGAGCGAGCAGGCTTTGCGGATTGGAAAGCTCACCGGACTGGGCCAAAGCCTTGAACCGGAAAAAATCGTGGATTACTGCATTGAAAACTCGATTCCAAGCATTGCTTTCACTTACAACGAACCCTCAATCGTTTTCGAATACGCTTTCGACGCTTTCAGGCTGGCGAAAAAGGCAGGCCTGAAAACCGTTTTCGTTTCAAACGGCTACGAAAGCCGTGAAGCCACGAAAAAGCTGGAAACATGCATGGACGCAATCAACATCGACCTGAAGGCCTTCACAGACGAGTTCTATCTTAAAACCTGCAGGGCAAAACTCGAACCAGTGCTTGAAAGCATCAGGCGCTTTGCGAAAACAAAGGTCTGGCTTGAAATAACCACGCTCGTCATTCCTGGAAAAAACGATTCAGATGGGGAACTGCGCGAAATCGCGGAATTCATTGCCTCGCAGGGAAATCACATTCCCTGGCACATTACCGCATTCCACCCGGATTACAAGATGCGCGGCGTCAACGCCACGCCGGGGGAAACGCTTGCAAGGGCATACAAAATCGGAAAGGATGCAGGCCTGAAATTCGTTTACGCAGGAAACATCCTGGACGAGAAACTGGAAAGCACGTTCTGCCCGGAATGCAATGCCCTGCTCATCCGCAGGCGGGCCTACAATGTCGGCATCGAAAATTTCGACCTCAAAAAAGGCAAATGCAAAAACTGCGCGAACAAAATCGAGGGCGTGTGGAAATGA
- the amrB gene encoding AmmeMemoRadiSam system protein B, protein MTGNDTLSAPKSGKFHRSRWVSSSARYPSSNPADETAGVRYPAVAGAFYPAQKSALEKIVEKFLAEGKKSAPQIRGKIKAIIAPHAGYVYSGKVAGAAFSLLQNSKAKKVLLMGPSHFKAFDGTALSPAKEWLTPLGPVPLLDSRKFEADGIAESGEAHLREHCLEVELPFLQKTLSGFSILPILTGKVHHKEVAEKISGFPGSFDLVVASSDLSHYYDYETANRLDAIANKAIPGLDVKAVEEKVEACGKTGILAAMLLAKKFGWKGRLIAYNNSGDTAGSKAEVVGYGAYAFVEE, encoded by the coding sequence ATGACCGGAAATGACACCCTCTCCGCCCCAAAAAGCGGGAAATTCCACAGAAGCAGATGGGTATCGAGCAGCGCGAGATACCCGTCGTCGAACCCGGCGGACGAAACCGCCGGCGTGCGTTATCCAGCCGTTGCGGGCGCATTCTATCCTGCGCAGAAAAGCGCTCTCGAAAAGATTGTTGAAAAATTCCTGGCCGAAGGCAAAAAAAGCGCGCCGCAGATCCGCGGAAAAATAAAGGCGATAATCGCGCCGCACGCCGGATACGTCTACTCCGGAAAAGTTGCCGGAGCGGCATTTTCACTGCTTCAAAACAGCAAAGCGAAAAAGGTTCTGCTCATGGGGCCCAGCCACTTCAAGGCGTTTGACGGCACGGCATTGTCACCGGCAAAGGAATGGCTTACTCCGCTCGGCCCGGTGCCATTGCTTGACAGCAGAAAATTCGAGGCGGACGGCATCGCGGAATCCGGGGAAGCGCATTTGCGGGAGCATTGCCTTGAAGTTGAATTGCCGTTCCTGCAGAAAACCCTTTCAGGTTTCTCAATCCTGCCGATCCTGACGGGCAAGGTACACCACAAAGAGGTTGCCGAAAAAATTTCCGGCTTTCCCGGCTCGTTCGACCTGGTTGTTGCGAGTTCCGACCTCAGCCACTATTACGATTATGAAACCGCGAACCGGCTTGATGCAATTGCAAACAAAGCCATCCCAGGCCTTGACGTGAAAGCCGTCGAGGAAAAGGTTGAAGCCTGCGGCAAGACCGGCATCCTCGCCGCAATGCTGCTGGCGAAAAAATTCGGCTGGAAAGGCAGGCTTATCGCATACAACAATTCCGGCGACACAGCCGGAAGCAAGGCGGAGGTCGTTGGCTATGGCGCATACGCTTTTGTCGAAGAGTGA
- the amrA gene encoding AmmeMemoRadiSam system protein A: MAMAHTLLSKSERLELLKLAKKAIENRLEGKALPSLAETRKKFPSLSGKKASFVTLIDGNGLRGCIGSIYPHKPLCDDIAENAIAAAFHDPRFEPLTMAEFKKTEIEISVLSKPEEIKPKSEAELLDCLKARPGLILENRGFSAVYLPEVWEELPDPKAFLESLCLKAGLGRNAWKDKNTKFWVFSTQGF; the protein is encoded by the coding sequence TTGGCTATGGCGCATACGCTTTTGTCGAAGAGTGAACGGCTGGAACTCCTCAAACTGGCAAAAAAAGCCATTGAAAACCGGCTTGAAGGAAAGGCTCTGCCTTCGCTTGCGGAAACGCGGAAAAAGTTTCCCTCGCTTTCGGGAAAAAAAGCAAGCTTTGTGACGCTCATTGACGGCAATGGGCTAAGAGGATGCATCGGAAGCATTTATCCGCACAAGCCGCTTTGCGATGACATAGCGGAAAACGCAATTGCCGCCGCTTTCCATGACCCGAGATTTGAACCCCTGACAATGGCGGAGTTCAAAAAAACTGAAATAGAGATTTCTGTGCTCTCGAAGCCAGAAGAAATCAAGCCAAAAAGCGAAGCTGAACTGCTGGATTGCCTGAAAGCCAGGCCCGGCCTCATTCTTGAAAACCGCGGCTTTTCCGCAGTATACCTGCCGGAAGTGTGGGAAGAACTGCCGGACCCGAAGGCTTTCCTTGAAAGCCTCTGCCTGAAAGCCGGCCTCGGCAGGAACGCATGGAAGGACAAAAACACGAAGTTTTGGGTTTTTTCAACGCAAGGCTTTTAG
- a CDS encoding methyltransferase, with amino-acid sequence MAKHKTLFSFFSPETNRFYRLFETDSLPCLEISGVRMHCFKDSSVAETTKRMVFALGQLKGNVLDTCCGLGYTAIEIASRPGVNQVCTFEIDQNVLEVARNNPASAKLFSDKKIVVRLEDAAEGIKSFPGRHFDAILHDPPSISIAGELYGRPFYAGLFRVLKNCGTLFHYTGQTGEKSGKDLPASTMKRLQETGFVQCKRFENPAGVVCRKPLHG; translated from the coding sequence ATGGCAAAGCACAAAACCCTTTTTTCTTTTTTTTCGCCCGAGACGAACCGGTTTTACAGGCTTTTTGAAACCGATTCTTTGCCGTGCCTTGAAATTTCCGGCGTGCGCATGCACTGCTTCAAGGATTCAAGCGTGGCTGAAACCACAAAGCGCATGGTTTTTGCGCTTGGCCAGCTGAAAGGGAATGTTCTTGACACCTGCTGCGGCCTGGGCTATACCGCGATTGAAATTGCTTCGAGGCCTGGCGTCAATCAGGTTTGCACGTTTGAAATCGACCAAAACGTTTTGGAGGTCGCAAGGAACAATCCTGCGAGCGCAAAACTTTTTTCCGACAAAAAAATCGTTGTCCGGCTGGAAGACGCGGCTGAAGGCATAAAGTCTTTTCCGGGCCGCCATTTTGACGCAATTCTCCACGACCCTCCGTCGATTTCGATTGCCGGGGAGCTTTACGGCAGGCCTTTTTATGCCGGGCTGTTCCGCGTCCTCAAAAACTGCGGAACTTTGTTCCATTACACTGGCCAGACCGGCGAAAAAAGCGGAAAGGACCTTCCGGCTTCGACCATGAAGCGCCTGCAGGAAACCGGCTTTGTGCAATGCAAGCGCTTTGAGAACCCCGCCGGCGTTGTATGCAGAAAGCCCTTGCATGGCTGA
- a CDS encoding PIN domain-containing protein, translating into MLLVVDANILFSAFLKKGLTRQVLLDRRLSLFAPEFLLDEFKKYYPELLRRSGLEKEKALRLSTILLSRIDFVEMQELEPYRKAAEHLTADAKDEAYIACALAANAELWSHDRHLRQPRIKCFSTKELAERLAKKTR; encoded by the coding sequence ATGCTGCTCGTCGTTGACGCGAACATCCTTTTTTCAGCGTTCCTTAAAAAAGGCCTGACCCGACAGGTGCTGTTGGACAGACGGCTAAGCCTTTTTGCGCCTGAATTCCTTCTCGACGAATTCAAAAAATACTATCCTGAACTGCTCAGGCGCTCGGGCCTGGAAAAGGAAAAAGCGCTCAGGCTTTCAACAATTTTGCTTTCAAGAATCGATTTTGTTGAAATGCAGGAACTCGAACCTTACCGCAAAGCCGCGGAACATCTGACAGCCGACGCAAAAGACGAGGCGTACATTGCGTGCGCCCTGGCGGCAAACGCCGAACTCTGGAGCCACGACAGGCACCTCAGGCAGCCGAGAATAAAGTGCTTCAGCACGAAAGAGCTTGCGGAAAGGCTGGCGAAAAAAACGCGCTGA
- a CDS encoding HAD-IB family phosphatase: MENVSVVIPALNEEKTIANIVRIAKKTPHVKEVIVVDDCSSDQTVKEAKKAGAKVVQSKILGKGASMRDGLRAATQPVVAFIDADLSNVKSDIVWRLCEPVLAGEADFVKSTFGRKAGRVTELVAKPLLELFFPEATNFTQPLSGMVAGRKKLFDKMEFENDYGVDAGILIDAVMLSPSIEEVDIGFIGHKMKSWRELKPMSLEVSRAIIARATKYRRLNLLSMSGMGRFSGALEETLQEMIPLKRRLAAFDMDGVLLDGRFIFEFAKRHGFLDKIEKISKEKSDTFIKTKKMALLMKDFTVHQIIETADSIPIMPNTKIAIKELKKDCIIGIITDSYSIAAETLRKKLELDFAIGNELEIVNGKATGEVRVPSIFLPPENGCKKHGVCKSNALKKTAEKHGILQKDTIAVGDNTADICMIREAGIGIAFMPKDRELAKAARIVIRKKNLAEMLKYC; this comes from the coding sequence ATGGAAAACGTTTCAGTTGTCATACCGGCGCTCAACGAGGAGAAGACGATTGCAAACATCGTCAGGATTGCGAAAAAAACGCCGCACGTGAAGGAAGTCATAGTGGTTGACGACTGCTCATCGGACCAGACCGTGAAGGAAGCGAAAAAAGCCGGGGCAAAGGTCGTGCAAAGCAAAATCCTCGGAAAGGGCGCGTCAATGCGCGACGGCCTCAGGGCGGCAACGCAGCCGGTGGTGGCGTTTATCGACGCGGACCTGTCCAACGTCAAATCAGACATAGTCTGGAGATTGTGCGAGCCGGTGCTGGCGGGGGAAGCGGACTTCGTGAAATCGACTTTCGGCAGAAAAGCCGGCAGGGTTACGGAGCTTGTCGCGAAGCCGTTGCTTGAACTGTTCTTTCCGGAGGCGACGAATTTCACGCAGCCGCTGTCAGGAATGGTCGCGGGCAGGAAAAAATTGTTCGACAAAATGGAATTCGAAAACGATTACGGCGTCGATGCCGGCATACTGATCGATGCAGTCATGCTTTCGCCATCCATAGAAGAAGTCGACATAGGCTTCATCGGCCACAAAATGAAGTCCTGGCGCGAACTTAAACCTATGTCGCTGGAAGTTTCAAGGGCAATCATTGCCAGGGCGACAAAGTACCGCAGGCTCAACCTGCTTTCGATGTCCGGCATGGGCAGGTTTTCAGGCGCCCTGGAGGAAACCCTGCAGGAAATGATTCCGTTAAAGCGCAGGCTCGCCGCTTTCGACATGGATGGCGTGCTCCTGGACGGAAGGTTCATTTTCGAGTTCGCTAAAAGGCACGGCTTCCTTGACAAAATAGAAAAAATTTCAAAAGAAAAGTCGGACACTTTTATCAAAACAAAAAAAATGGCGCTGCTCATGAAAGACTTCACGGTTCATCAGATAATCGAAACCGCGGACTCGATTCCGATCATGCCGAACACGAAAATAGCCATAAAGGAGCTGAAAAAAGACTGCATTATTGGCATCATAACGGACAGCTACAGCATCGCCGCGGAAACGTTAAGGAAAAAGCTGGAACTGGATTTTGCCATCGGCAACGAACTTGAAATCGTGAACGGAAAGGCAACCGGCGAAGTAAGGGTGCCGTCAATTTTCCTTCCGCCGGAAAACGGCTGCAAAAAGCACGGCGTGTGCAAGTCAAACGCCCTCAAAAAAACCGCGGAAAAACACGGCATCCTCCAAAAAGACACTATTGCCGTGGGCGACAATACTGCTGACATTTGCATGATAAGGGAAGCCGGCATCGGCATTGCCTTCATGCCCAAGGACCGCGAACTCGCGAAAGCCGCCAGAATAGTCATCCGGAAGAAAAACCTGGCGGAAATGCTCAAATACTGCTGA
- a CDS encoding segregation/condensation protein A — MPSEVPLPDALGFADEEESPSFGYDANVDLVDLIDQPAWKTILLDLVRTEKMDPWNIDVAELAHKYLIKINAMDKADLRVPANAILASAILLKHKAKYLRLSSLEEFEDDVEGAMAKQQFIFDEGQLPDLHGLRRFREGAVTLDDLVNSIESILQKTQEKRIKARLIDIPVFRIPSAGESIEARVEKLWLQIVETADSQGIVLFSRLLGDKRDALEIVGHFVPMLFLMNKGKIFAWQDEFFGEIFIQKII; from the coding sequence ATGCCTTCTGAAGTGCCTTTGCCGGATGCCTTAGGCTTCGCTGACGAAGAGGAAAGTCCGAGCTTCGGCTATGATGCCAACGTCGACTTGGTCGACCTGATTGACCAGCCGGCCTGGAAAACAATCCTTTTGGACCTTGTGCGCACTGAAAAAATGGATCCCTGGAACATCGACGTTGCCGAGCTTGCCCACAAGTATCTGATAAAAATCAATGCAATGGACAAAGCGGATTTGAGGGTTCCGGCAAACGCGATTCTTGCTTCCGCAATCCTGCTGAAACACAAGGCAAAATATCTGCGCCTCAGTTCGCTGGAAGAATTCGAGGACGATGTTGAAGGGGCAATGGCAAAACAGCAGTTCATTTTCGACGAAGGCCAATTGCCGGATTTGCACGGCTTGCGCAGGTTCAGGGAAGGCGCGGTAACCCTTGACGACCTGGTCAACTCGATCGAGTCCATTCTGCAGAAAACGCAGGAAAAGCGCATCAAGGCAAGGCTTATAGACATCCCGGTTTTCAGGATTCCAAGCGCCGGCGAAAGCATTGAAGCGCGCGTTGAAAAACTCTGGCTCCAAATCGTGGAAACAGCCGACAGCCAGGGCATAGTTTTATTCTCGCGCCTGCTCGGAGACAAGCGGGATGCCCTTGAAATAGTCGGCCATTTCGTGCCGATGCTTTTCCTCATGAACAAGGGCAAAATCTTCGCATGGCAGGACGAGTTCTTCGGCGAAATCTTCATTCAAAAGATAATCTAG
- a CDS encoding cysteine--tRNA ligase — translation MPLAVFNSLTRLKEEFKPIEKGRIRMYLCGPTVYGPGHIGHARTYVAFDIIRKYLEFSGFKVDFVTNFTDIHDDMIKKANELHTTIFRLADENIALFYKDMDALGIKRSTHYPRVTEHIPEIIAMVKTLEENGFAYETTDGVYFKVEKFQDYGRLSGIDTSEAKTGTRVETDKYEKEAVHDFALWKKAKPGEPFWDSPWGKGRPGWHIECSAMSMKLLGEHLDIHAGAVDLVFPHHENEICQSEAFSGKKPFVRYWLHSGFLNVRGQKMSKSLGNFIIIPELLEKFDPKVFRFFVSRLHYRSPIDFNEKQMEQEKKTLERLNDFIARLQEVSMQKGESDAGAEKLVAEARKGFAEAMDDDFNLPNAWAKIFELEGNANRLLAEGKLGKNGAHAILSFLKEIDAVLGVFSFQRAGEKLPEEIGKLIAEREKARKDKNWKESDRLRLEAEKRGYLLSDTPDGTKWKRK, via the coding sequence ATGCCTTTGGCGGTTTTCAATTCCCTGACAAGGCTGAAAGAGGAATTCAAGCCCATTGAAAAGGGCAGGATCCGCATGTACCTGTGCGGCCCAACGGTTTACGGGCCCGGCCACATAGGCCACGCGCGCACGTACGTCGCCTTTGACATCATACGCAAGTACCTGGAATTCAGCGGCTTCAAGGTCGATTTTGTAACAAACTTTACGGACATCCACGACGACATGATAAAAAAAGCCAACGAGCTTCACACCACGATTTTCAGGTTGGCCGATGAAAACATCGCCTTGTTCTACAAGGACATGGATGCCCTGGGCATAAAGCGCTCCACGCATTATCCCCGCGTGACTGAACACATTCCGGAAATAATTGCCATGGTGAAAACGCTCGAAGAAAACGGCTTTGCCTATGAAACCACTGACGGCGTTTACTTCAAAGTCGAAAAATTCCAGGATTACGGCAGGCTGAGCGGCATTGACACGAGCGAGGCGAAAACCGGCACGCGCGTTGAAACCGACAAGTACGAGAAAGAGGCGGTGCACGATTTCGCGTTGTGGAAAAAGGCCAAGCCCGGCGAACCATTCTGGGATTCGCCGTGGGGCAAGGGCCGGCCCGGCTGGCACATCGAATGCAGTGCAATGTCAATGAAGCTTTTGGGCGAGCATTTGGACATCCATGCCGGCGCAGTCGACCTTGTTTTCCCGCACCACGAGAATGAAATCTGCCAGAGCGAAGCCTTCAGCGGAAAAAAGCCTTTTGTCAGATACTGGCTGCACTCCGGTTTCCTCAACGTGCGCGGCCAGAAAATGTCAAAGTCGCTTGGCAATTTCATAATCATTCCTGAACTGCTGGAGAAATTCGACCCGAAGGTTTTCCGCTTTTTCGTTTCCCGCCTGCATTACCGCTCGCCAATCGATTTCAACGAAAAGCAGATGGAACAGGAAAAGAAAACGCTTGAAAGATTGAACGATTTCATAGCGCGCCTGCAGGAAGTTTCAATGCAAAAAGGCGAATCGGACGCCGGCGCTGAAAAGCTTGTTGCCGAGGCAAGGAAAGGCTTTGCCGAGGCAATGGACGACGACTTCAACCTGCCGAACGCGTGGGCAAAAATTTTCGAGCTGGAAGGCAATGCAAACAGGCTTTTGGCTGAAGGAAAACTGGGCAAAAATGGCGCACACGCAATCCTGTCGTTCCTGAAAGAAATCGATGCCGTGCTTGGAGTGTTTTCGTTCCAGCGCGCCGGAGAAAAGCTGCCGGAAGAAATCGGAAAGCTCATTGCTGAACGCGAAAAGGCGCGCAAGGACAAAAACTGGAAGGAATCCGACAGGCTCAGGCTTGAAGCCGAAAAAAGGGGCTATCTGCTGTCGGACACGCCTGATGGCACGAAATGGAAGCGCAAATAG